ACCACCACCGGCGACGACCGCGACCACCACCACGACCACCACCCCGCCGTCGACGACGACCGCTGCGGCGCGGTCGGACGAGTGCGGCACGGTGACGGCCGCGAGCGGGCTGACACTGCGGGTCATGGACACCACCACCAGCGCACTGGACTGCGGCGCGGCGACGGACCTGGTGACCCGGTTCCAGCAGGCCATCACCGGGCGGCAGCCGGCGGACTCGGCGCGGCCGGTCAGCGAGACCGTCGACGGATGGCTGTGCGTGTCGGGCCCGCCCGCGTCACAGGGCGGCACCAGCTGCAGCCGCGGCGAGGACACCGTGTTCGCCCAGGTCGTGCAGCCGGAGTAGCCGCCCCCGGCGAACCGGGGGCGGCAGGTGGCTCAGCCCTTGAGACCGGGGAAGTCGTCCTCGCGGAACTCGCCCGCGGGGCGGGACTCCGGCGTGGCCTGCTCCTTGCCGCGCAGCTCGACGCGGCGGATCTTGCCCGAGATCGTCTTCGGCAGGTCGGCGAACTCCAGGCGCCGGATCCGCTTGTACGGCGCGAGGTGGTCGCGGCAGAACGCCAGGATGCTCTCCGCGGTGGCCGCGTCCGGCTGGTGACCGGCGGCGAGCACGACGAACGCCTTGGGCACCGCGAGCCGGATCGGGTCCGGGGCAGGCACCACCGCCGCCTCCGCGACCGCCTCGTGTTCGAGCAGCACGCTTTCCAGCTCGAACGGCGAGATGCGGTAGTCGGACGCCTTGAAGACGTCATCGGTGCGGCCGACGTAGGTGATGTAGCCCTTCTCGTCGACCGACCCGACGTCGCCGGTGTGGTAGTAGCCGCCCCGGAACGCCTCCGCGGTGCGTTCGTCGTCGTCGGCGTAGCCGACCATCAGGCCCACCGGCCGCCGCGTCAGGTCCAGGCAGATCTCGCCCTCCTCGGCCCGCTGCCCGGTCACGGGGTCGACGAGCACGACGTCGAACCCGGGCACCGGCCGTCCCATCGAGCCGGACTTGACCTCCTGCCCGGGCGTGTTGGCGATCTGCACGCTGGTCTCGGTCTGGCCGAAGCCGTCCCGGATCGTCACGCCCCACGCCTTGCGGACCTGGTCGATCACCTCCGGGTTGAGCGGCTCGCCCGCGCCGACGACCTTCGAGGGCGGGGTTTCCAGCGCGCCGAGGTCGGCCTGGATCAGCATCCGCCACACCGTCGGCGGCGCGCAGAAGCTGGTGATGCCGCATCGCTGCATCTGCCCCATCAGCGCGACGGCGTCGAAGCGGGTGTAGTTGAACAGGAACACCGTGGCCTCGGCGTTCCACGGCGCGAACACGTTGCTCCACGCGTGTTTCGCCCAGCCGGGCGAGGAGATGTTGAGGTGCACGTCGCCCGGCTCCAGGCCGACCCAGTACATCGTGGACAGGTGCCCGACCGGGTAGGACACCTGCGTGTGCTGCACCAGTTTCGGCTTGGCCGTGGTGCCGGAGGTGAAGTACAGCAGCAGCGGGTCGGACGCGGCGGTCGGACCGTCCGGGGTGAACGATTCCACCGCGGCATAGGCGTCGGCGAAGTGCTGCCAGCCCTCCGCCGGATCCCCCACCGCGATGCGCGTGTAGTCCCCGGCGACGTCGGCGAACTTCTCCGCGTCCGCCGAGCGCACGACGACGTGCCTGGCGTTGCCGCGCTCGACCCGGTCACGCAGGTCGGCCGCGCCGAGCAGGGTCGACGCCGGGATGATGACCGCGCCGAGCTTGATCGCGGCGAGGATGGTCTCCCACAGCTCGACCTGGTTGCCCAGCATCAGGATGAGCCGGTCGCCGCGGCCGACGCCGAGGCCGCGCAGCCAGTTCGCGACCTGGTTGGAGCGGCGGGACATCTCGGGGTAGGTCCAGCGGCCCTCGCTACCGTCCTCCTCCACAATCCACAGCGCGTATTTCTCCGCGTTGGCCTCGTCGGCGGCGACCACGTCGAACCAGTCCAGCGCCCAGTTGAACTCGTCGAGCTCGGGCCAGCGGAAGTCGCGTCGGGCGGTGTCGTAGTCCTCGCGGTGCGCGACCAGGAAGTCGCGTGCCTCGCGGAAGCGCTCGTGAGCGGCTGGATGGACACTGCTCATGTTCGTTCTCCTCATTCGCCCGTGAACTCCGGTGCCCGGCGCTCGAGGAACGCCTGCACCGCTTCCTGGAGGTCCTTGCTGGGCAGGAACGCCGCGTTCCAGGTGGAGACGTAGCGCAGCCCGTCGGTGACCTGCCGCTCGGTGGTCAGCGACAGCACCTCCTTGACCCCCTGCACGACCAGCGGCGGGTTGCCCGCGATCTCGTTCGCCATCTCCTCGGCGGCGGCCAGCACCGCCTCCTGGTCGTCGTGGATGTCGTTGACCAGGCCGATCTTCTCCGCGCGGGCGGCGTCGATGTCCTTGCCGGTCAGCGCGAGCTCCCGCAGGTGGCCCTCGCCGATGATCCCGCTCAGGCGCTGCAGACTGCCCAGGTCGGCCACGATCGCGACCTTCGCCTCCCGCACGCTGAACTTCGCGTCCGCGCTCGCCAACCGCACGTCGGCGGCCGCGATCACGTCGACGCCGCCGCCGATGCACCATCCGGACACCGCGGCGATCACCGGCGTGCGGCACTCCGCGACGGCGGTGACGGACTCCTGCAGCACCCGGATCTCGCGGAGGAACTCGGTGCGCGGACCTGCCAGCGCGTCCCCGGCCAGCAGCGGCGCCCACGCGCCCATCATCGCGGGCAGGTCCAGGCCGTAGGAGAAGTTCTTCCCGCTGCCGGTGAGCACGATCGCCCGGACGGCCGGGTCGGCGTCCAGCGCGCGGAACACGATCGGCAGCTCACGCCAGAAGTCGGGCCCCATGGCGTTGCCCTTGCCGGGGCCGAGCAGGGTCACCCTGGCGATCGGACCGGTGCGCTCGACGGCGAGCGACACCAGGTCCGGCAGCTTGTCGGCGGTGTCAGTCATGGCTGCCATCTTGGCTCATCCGGACGCTTTCGCGCGTCAGGCCCTGCGCGGGGGCGGACCGGGATGGTTTCCTGATCGTCATGCTGACCCGTCCACTGGAGACCACCGGACTGGCCGCCGCGTTCCCGTTCGAGGGTCACCGGCTCTGCTACACCGAGTTCGGCACCGGTGACCGCGTCGTCGTGCTCGCGCACGGCCTCATGTTCACCCGGCGCATGCACGCCCCGCTGGCGCGGCGGCTGGCCGCCGACGGGTTCCGGGTGATCACCCTGGACCTGCTCGGGCACGGCGATTCGGACCGGCCGCACCAGTCATGGCACTACTCCATCCCGGCGTTCGGGGACCAGGTGGTGGCGCTGCTGGACCACCTCGACGTCGATCGCGCGGTGGTCGGCGGGACGTCGCTGGGTGCGAACGTGGCGCTGGAGGTCGCGGTCAAGGCGCCGGAGCGGCTGCGCGGGATCGTGGTCGAGATGCCGGTGCTGGACAACGCGATCGTCGCCGGGCTGCTGGCGTTCACCCCGCTGTTGTTCGCCGCGCGGTTCGTGCCGTTCGGGGTGCAGACGGTGGCGAAGGTGGCCGGGCTGGTGCCGCAGGGCAGCCAGTGGGTCGACGTCGTGACCGACACGCTGGACCAGCGCCCGGCCGCGATGGCGGCGCTGCTGCACGGCGTGTTCTTCGGCCGGATCGCGCCGCCGCGGTCGGTGCGGCGCACCATCGAGGTGCCCGCGCTGGTCATCGGCCACCAGCGCGACCCGATCCACCCCTTCGGCGACGCCGACACCCTGGCCGCCGACCTGCCCGCGGCGGAGTTCGTGCAGGCCCGCAGCCCGGTCGAGCTGCGCTTCGACCCGCAGCGCCTGACCGGCGCGATCCTGGCCTTCACCCACCGCTGCCACACCTGAGCCCAACCCGGCCGCCGTGTTGGCCGCTCCCGGCACCGTGTTGGCCGCTCCCGGCACCGTGTTGGCCGTTCCGGGCGCCGTGTTGGCCGCTCCGGGCGCCGTGTCTGGCGTTGCGGGCATCAGCGGAGATCGTCGGGGAGCAGACCGGCCACCGGGCCGATCACGATCACCGCCGGGGGGCGCACTCCGGCGGCCTTGGCGGACTCCGCCGCGGTTGCCAGCGTGAAGCGGTGCACGCGCTGCGCGGCCATCGTGCCGTTCTCCACGATCGCGACGGGCGTGTCGCCGGGGCGGCCGCCGTCGAGCAGGGCGGCGGCGAACAGGCCGAGCCGTTCGACGCCCATCATCAGCACGATCGTCCCGCGCAGCTTCGCCAGGGCCGGCCAGTCGGTCAGGGAACTCTCGTGGTCCGGCGCGACGTGCCCGGACACGACGACCACCTCGTGCGCCACCCCGCGGTGCGTCACCGGCACCCCGGCGACCGCGGGACCGGCGATCGAGCTGGTGATGCCCGGCACCACCGTCACCGGCACGCCCGCCTCCGCACACGCGAGCAGCTCCTCGAACCCGCGGCCGAACACGTACGGGTCACCGCCCTTGAGGCGCACCACGAACCGGCCCGCCTTGGCGTGTTCGACGAGTGTGGCGTTGATGAACTCCTGGCTCGCGGCCCGGCCGTAGGGGATCTTGGCCGCGTCGACGACCTCGACGTCGGGCGGCAGCTCGTCCAGCAGCTCGCGCGGCGCGAGCCGGTCGGCCACCACCACGTCGGCCCGCGCGAGGAGGCGACGGCCCTTGACCGTGATCAGCTCCGGGTCACCGGGGCCGCCGCCGACGAGCGCGACACCGGGCAGCTCGGTGGCGTCGGGCGGCGTCAGGTCGTCGGCGATCGCGCCGGTGTGCAGTGCTTCGACGATGTTGTCCCGTACCGCGGCCGAACGCAGCGGCTGACCGCCGGACAGCACGCCCAGGACAAGGCCCTCGTGGCGGCCGGCCGCGGCGGTGACGGCAGTGCCCTCGATACCGGCGTCGGCACGCACGCAGAAGATCCGTCGGCGCTCGGCCTCCGCGCAGATCGCGGCGTTGACCTCGGCATCGTCGGTGCAGGCCAGCGCGTACCAGGCGCCGTCGAGGTCGCCTTCGGCGTAGCGGCGCTGGTGCCAGACCACCTCGCCCGCGTCGACCATGCCGCCCACGGCGGGGGTGGTCGACGGCGAGATCAGCTCGACCGCGGCACCGGCGCTGATCAGGCGCGGCAGCCGGCGCTGGGCGACGGTGCCGCCGCCGACGAGCACCACGCGCCGTCCGGCGAGGTCGAGGCCGACGAGGTAGTGCTGGTCTTCAGGCATGGGCCAAGCATGCCTGCCGTTTCCCGCGCGGACACCTCAGGGTTGCAGGAGTGTGAGCAACTCCGTATTGCCGAACATGCGCGCGGCCTCCACGGCCGACGGGGTGCCCGCCGCCGGGTCCGCTCCCCCGTCGAGCAGTGCCTTGACCACGCCGGGCTCGTTCTTGAACACGGCTCCGGCGAGCGGGCTCTGGCCCTTGTCGTTGAGCCGGTTGGGGTCGGCGCCGCGCTCCAGCAGGGCCTTCACCGTGTCCGCGTGCCCGTGGTAGGCCGCGAGCATCACCAGCGTGTCGCCGCGGTCGTTGGTGAGGTTGGCCGCGATCCCGGCGTCCACGTAGGCCGCCAGTGTCTCCGTCCGTCCCTCGCGGGCCATCCCGAAGACCCGGCTCCACAGCTCGATCATTTCCTCGGACGGCTCGCTCATGACGGCCAGCGTAACGCCGTGCGGGCCACCCGGCCGGATGGCCCGCACGGCGTTCAACGCGCCGACGAGGGATACGGCAGCAGTGCCATCTCCCGGGCGTTCTTGATGGCTGTGGCCACCTGTTTCTGCTGCGTGGGCGTCAGACCGGTGACCCGGCGGGCGCGGATCTTGCCCCGGTCGGAGATGAACTTGCGCAGCAGGTCCACGTCCTTGTAGTCCACGACGGACACCTTCTCGGCGGCGAGCAGGTTGCGGCGCCGCCGCCCCGGCCGGTCCTTGGCGTACTTGGGCACGGCGCTCACCAGCTCGACTTCGACACGCCGGGCAGCTCCCCGCGGTGGGCCATCTCGCGCAGCCGCACCCGGGACAGCCCGAACTTGCGGAAGTAGCCGCGCGGGCGCCCGTCGGCGGTGTCGCGGTTGCGCAGCCGGGTCGGGCTCGCGTCGCGCGGCAGCTTCTGCAGTGCCGACACCGCCGCCGCCCGCTCCTCCGGTGTGGAGCGCACGGACGAGACGACGGCTTTCAGCTCGGCCCGGCGCTCGGCGTAGCGGGCCACGATCACGCGCCGCTGCTCGTCGCGGGCGATCTTCGACTTCTTCGCCATCAGCGCTCCTCCCGGAACTCGACGTGGCGGCGCACCACCGGATCGAACTTGCGCAGCACCATCCGGTCCGGGTCGTTGCGCCGGTTCTTCCTGGTCACGTACGTGTACCCGGTGCCAGCGGTCGAGCGGAGCTTGATGATCGGGCGGACGTCGTTGCGGGCCACTACAGCTTCACCCCCTTCGCGCGCAGCTCGGCCACGACCGCCTCGATGCCGCGCTTGTCGATCGTCTTGATGCCCTTCGCCGACACCCGCAACGTGACCCAGCGCCCTTCGGACGGGATCCAGTAGCGCCGCCGCTGGACGTTCGGGTCCCAGCGCCGCGAGGTGCGCCGGTGCGAATGGGACACCTGCTTGCCGAAGCCCGGCTTGCGGCCGGTGACCTGGCAGACCGCCGACATCCACCCTCCCTAGTTGGTAGCGATTTTCATTACCAACTACTCTACAACGCGTGGATCCCGAAACGACCGGCACCACCCGGGTGCCCCTCACCCTGATCAGCGGCCTCGTCCCGGCGGCGACCGCGGAACTGGCCGACCAGGCCCGCGTGGCCCGGCCCGGCACCGCGGTCGTCCACCACGACCTGCGCGAGATCGACGGCGGGATCGTCCGGCGACGGCTCCAGATGGGTGCGCACGACGAGACGACCGTCCTCGAACTCGCCCACGGCTGCGTGTCCTGCACGCTGCGGGAGGACCTGCTCCCCCTGCTGCGGCGCCTGGCGGGCACGCCCGGCGTGCGGCACATCGTGGTGCGGCTGGACGAGGCGATGGAGCCCGAACCGGTCTGCTGGGCCATCGCCCACGTCCTGGTCGGCGACCGGCCGGTGAGCGACTTCGTGACGATCGAGGGCGTGCACACCGTGCTCGACCGCGGCAGCTGGCTGGCCGACGCGACCGGCGACGACACCCTCGACGAGCGGAACCTGCGGGCCAGCCAGGACGACGAGCGCACGGTCGCGCAGGTCGCGTTGTCGCAGGCCGAGTT
This is a stretch of genomic DNA from Amycolatopsis endophytica. It encodes these proteins:
- the rpsR gene encoding 30S ribosomal protein S18, whose protein sequence is MSAVPKYAKDRPGRRRRNLLAAEKVSVVDYKDVDLLRKFISDRGKIRARRVTGLTPTQQKQVATAIKNAREMALLPYPSSAR
- a CDS encoding AMP-binding protein; its protein translation is MSSVHPAAHERFREARDFLVAHREDYDTARRDFRWPELDEFNWALDWFDVVAADEANAEKYALWIVEEDGSEGRWTYPEMSRRSNQVANWLRGLGVGRGDRLILMLGNQVELWETILAAIKLGAVIIPASTLLGAADLRDRVERGNARHVVVRSADAEKFADVAGDYTRIAVGDPAEGWQHFADAYAAVESFTPDGPTAASDPLLLYFTSGTTAKPKLVQHTQVSYPVGHLSTMYWVGLEPGDVHLNISSPGWAKHAWSNVFAPWNAEATVFLFNYTRFDAVALMGQMQRCGITSFCAPPTVWRMLIQADLGALETPPSKVVGAGEPLNPEVIDQVRKAWGVTIRDGFGQTETSVQIANTPGQEVKSGSMGRPVPGFDVVLVDPVTGQRAEEGEICLDLTRRPVGLMVGYADDDERTAEAFRGGYYHTGDVGSVDEKGYITYVGRTDDVFKASDYRISPFELESVLLEHEAVAEAAVVPAPDPIRLAVPKAFVVLAAGHQPDAATAESILAFCRDHLAPYKRIRRLEFADLPKTISGKIRRVELRGKEQATPESRPAGEFREDDFPGLKG
- a CDS encoding crotonase/enoyl-CoA hydratase family protein; the protein is MTDTADKLPDLVSLAVERTGPIARVTLLGPGKGNAMGPDFWRELPIVFRALDADPAVRAIVLTGSGKNFSYGLDLPAMMGAWAPLLAGDALAGPRTEFLREIRVLQESVTAVAECRTPVIAAVSGWCIGGGVDVIAAADVRLASADAKFSVREAKVAIVADLGSLQRLSGIIGEGHLRELALTGKDIDAARAEKIGLVNDIHDDQEAVLAAAEEMANEIAGNPPLVVQGVKEVLSLTTERQVTDGLRYVSTWNAAFLPSKDLQEAVQAFLERRAPEFTGE
- a CDS encoding alpha/beta fold hydrolase, with amino-acid sequence MLTRPLETTGLAAAFPFEGHRLCYTEFGTGDRVVVLAHGLMFTRRMHAPLARRLAADGFRVITLDLLGHGDSDRPHQSWHYSIPAFGDQVVALLDHLDVDRAVVGGTSLGANVALEVAVKAPERLRGIVVEMPVLDNAIVAGLLAFTPLLFAARFVPFGVQTVAKVAGLVPQGSQWVDVVTDTLDQRPAAMAALLHGVFFGRIAPPRSVRRTIEVPALVIGHQRDPIHPFGDADTLAADLPAAEFVQARSPVELRFDPQRLTGAILAFTHRCHT
- the rpsN gene encoding 30S ribosomal protein S14; translated protein: MAKKSKIARDEQRRVIVARYAERRAELKAVVSSVRSTPEERAAAVSALQKLPRDASPTRLRNRDTADGRPRGYFRKFGLSRVRLREMAHRGELPGVSKSSW
- the rpmG gene encoding 50S ribosomal protein L33, with product MARNDVRPIIKLRSTAGTGYTYVTRKNRRNDPDRMVLRKFDPVVRRHVEFREER
- a CDS encoding ankyrin repeat domain-containing protein, translated to MSEPSEEMIELWSRVFGMAREGRTETLAAYVDAGIAANLTNDRGDTLVMLAAYHGHADTVKALLERGADPNRLNDKGQSPLAGAVFKNEPGVVKALLDGGADPAAGTPSAVEAARMFGNTELLTLLQP
- the rpmB gene encoding 50S ribosomal protein L28, which translates into the protein MSAVCQVTGRKPGFGKQVSHSHRRTSRRWDPNVQRRRYWIPSEGRWVTLRVSAKGIKTIDKRGIEAVVAELRAKGVKL
- the cobA gene encoding uroporphyrinogen-III C-methyltransferase — protein: MPEDQHYLVGLDLAGRRVVLVGGGTVAQRRLPRLISAGAAVELISPSTTPAVGGMVDAGEVVWHQRRYAEGDLDGAWYALACTDDAEVNAAICAEAERRRIFCVRADAGIEGTAVTAAAGRHEGLVLGVLSGGQPLRSAAVRDNIVEALHTGAIADDLTPPDATELPGVALVGGGPGDPELITVKGRRLLARADVVVADRLAPRELLDELPPDVEVVDAAKIPYGRAASQEFINATLVEHAKAGRFVVRLKGGDPYVFGRGFEELLACAEAGVPVTVVPGITSSIAGPAVAGVPVTHRGVAHEVVVVSGHVAPDHESSLTDWPALAKLRGTIVLMMGVERLGLFAAALLDGGRPGDTPVAIVENGTMAAQRVHRFTLATAAESAKAAGVRPPAVIVIGPVAGLLPDDLR